In Tsuneonella dongtanensis, a single window of DNA contains:
- a CDS encoding CvpA family protein, producing the protein MTGFDLIVLLVVGVAAVGGFLRGFVQELLSLLAWGVAVLAIYNLHTPLYDWLLPKVGNAPGAGTVAFAMLLLIPYAGMKLISGRLGETTRTSFLGPIDRVLGFGFGAIKGTIVVTCAFALLVLGYDAAWGIAGRPDWIKQARTYPLVNASADAMVQLIERRDEDRRAASVKIPEIRR; encoded by the coding sequence ATGACGGGTTTTGATCTCATAGTGCTTCTGGTCGTCGGCGTGGCAGCCGTCGGCGGATTTCTGCGCGGTTTCGTGCAGGAGTTGCTCTCGCTCCTCGCGTGGGGCGTGGCGGTGCTGGCGATCTACAACCTGCATACTCCGCTATACGACTGGCTCCTGCCCAAGGTCGGCAACGCGCCCGGTGCGGGGACCGTCGCCTTCGCGATGCTGCTGCTGATTCCCTACGCGGGAATGAAGCTGATTTCGGGGCGGTTGGGGGAAACCACGCGCACGTCGTTTCTCGGGCCCATCGACCGCGTGCTCGGCTTCGGCTTCGGGGCTATCAAGGGCACCATCGTCGTGACCTGCGCCTTTGCACTGCTTGTGCTCGGCTACGACGCGGCATGGGGCATCGCCGGGCGCCCCGACTGGATCAAGCAGGCGCGGACGTATCCGCTGGTCAACGCAAGTGCCGATGCCATGGTGCAGCTCATCGAGCGCCGCGACGAGGACCGCCGGGCCGCCTCGGTGAAGATTCCCGAAATCCGCCGGTGA
- the radA gene encoding DNA repair protein RadA, with translation MVKTKRRYVCQNCGSVSSRWQGQCADCSEWNTLIEDAPATVFSMKHDLSSGGRAIAFEDMNAPSEPLVRLPTGLAEFDRALGGGLVPGSAVLMGGDPGIGKSTLLLQSAGAVAKRGLSVVYVSGEEAAGQVRMRAGRLGLADAPIKLASSTSVRDLLTTLGTMAPPSLMVIDSIQTMHSDTIEGAPGTVSQVRGCAFELIRYAKENGVALVLVGHVTKDGSIAGPRVLEHMVDVVMSFEGERSHQYRILRALKNRFGAVDEIGVFAMAGAGLEEVGNPSLLFLSGREEPLAGSAVFPALEGTRPVLVEIQALIVRLQSGATPRRAVVGWDSGRLAMLLAVLESRCGLNFSSAEVYLNVAGGYRLSDPAADVAVAAALISALADKPLETHAIWFGEVSLAGEIRPVAHAGLRLREAAKLGFGTGNGPADVDAGSSGLNYRSLRGLANLVDRVMASA, from the coding sequence ATGGTCAAGACCAAGCGCCGCTACGTGTGCCAGAATTGCGGGTCGGTCAGCAGCCGCTGGCAGGGCCAGTGCGCTGATTGTTCCGAGTGGAACACGCTGATCGAGGATGCGCCGGCGACCGTGTTCTCGATGAAGCACGATCTGTCGAGCGGCGGCCGCGCGATCGCGTTCGAGGACATGAACGCACCGAGCGAGCCGCTGGTGCGCCTGCCGACCGGCCTCGCGGAGTTCGACCGTGCGCTCGGGGGAGGGCTCGTCCCCGGCTCGGCGGTGCTGATGGGCGGCGACCCGGGGATCGGAAAGTCCACCCTGCTGCTCCAGTCGGCCGGCGCGGTCGCCAAGCGCGGCTTGTCGGTGGTGTACGTCAGCGGAGAGGAGGCGGCGGGCCAGGTTCGCATGCGCGCCGGGCGTCTGGGACTCGCCGATGCACCGATCAAGCTCGCCTCGTCGACCAGCGTGCGCGACCTGCTGACGACGCTTGGCACGATGGCGCCGCCGTCGCTGATGGTGATAGATTCGATCCAGACCATGCATTCCGACACGATCGAGGGGGCGCCGGGCACTGTCAGCCAGGTGCGCGGCTGCGCGTTCGAACTGATCCGCTATGCCAAGGAGAACGGCGTCGCGCTGGTGCTGGTGGGCCATGTGACCAAGGATGGCAGTATCGCCGGTCCTCGCGTGCTTGAGCATATGGTCGACGTGGTGATGAGCTTCGAAGGCGAACGCAGTCATCAGTACCGAATCCTGCGCGCGCTCAAGAACCGCTTCGGCGCGGTCGACGAGATCGGCGTGTTCGCGATGGCCGGGGCGGGGCTGGAGGAAGTGGGCAATCCGTCGCTCCTGTTCCTGTCGGGACGCGAGGAGCCACTTGCGGGGAGCGCGGTGTTCCCGGCGCTCGAGGGAACGCGGCCGGTGCTGGTCGAGATCCAGGCGCTGATCGTGCGGCTGCAGTCGGGCGCGACGCCGCGCCGCGCGGTGGTCGGGTGGGACAGCGGTCGGCTCGCCATGCTGCTCGCGGTTCTTGAGTCGCGCTGCGGCCTCAATTTTTCCTCGGCGGAGGTCTATTTGAACGTGGCGGGCGGCTACCGCCTGTCGGACCCGGCGGCCGATGTCGCGGTGGCGGCGGCGCTGATTTCGGCTCTGGCCGACAAGCCGCTCGAAACCCACGCCATCTGGTTCGGCGAGGTTTCGCTGGCGGGGGAGATCAGGCCGGTTGCCCACGCCGGATTGCGCCTGCGCGAAGCGGCGAAGCTCGGCTTCGGCACCGGAAACGGTCCGGCCGATGTCGATGCGGGTTCATCTGGACTTAACTATCGCAGCCTAAGGGGGCTGGCCAATCTCGTTGACCGAGTAATGGCATCGGCATAG
- a CDS encoding patatin-like protein: protein MRQKELRIALVCYGGVSLAVYMHGVTKELWHLARASRDHIGDGAPAGGVRSVYRALLARIEEHHGLRLRVLPDILTGASAGGINAVFLAQAIHSGASLEPLTELWLETADVDRLLDPDARPWSRAAKLWAMPLVWWLLRRPGNAVSESVAPETRNEVRRKVSHLIRGRWFEPPFSGLGFSSLLYDGLAAMAAGPVEAPLLPPGHPIDLMVTATDFRGHLSMLRLNSPPVVEESEHRLPISFRTKVPATGGEPLAEPLELVFASRATASFPGAFPPMRVAEIDALAASHGREWTGRREFLERIMPVHVRLGHEEHASLVDGSVLINAPFAAAREALPSRPAQREVDRRFVYIDPTPDRFGPGDERHIRPVGFFSAIVGSISAIPREQPIRDNLEALEHQSRQAMKLQRIVTALRPQVEESVERLFGMTLFLDKPTPKRLAAWRNKAQNAAAERASYTFHPYAQAKVAGIVETLARTVLEAAPGLKLSEPEPIALRLRQELDARGLSSLIDPGGGASEGAIAFLRAHDLAFRIRRLRLIARRLSREWEADPDISDAALEAAREAIYRILALYFSREGVQGLGDDFAPIAENVMANPGEVLDALAHRRLLPEIDAQAEIMLAEALEAMPKELRRRVLLAYLGFPFYDVATLPLLQNEGLTEFDAVKVDRISPDDAKSIRAGGTSDTLRGTEFFNFGAFFSRAYRENDYLWGRLHGAERMIDLIASTVADFSDSEKAHFKRRAFLAILDEEEPRLKAGKTVVDGIRREIEGKPTDEAPRAGA, encoded by the coding sequence ATGCGGCAGAAGGAACTCAGGATCGCGCTGGTCTGCTACGGCGGGGTGAGCCTGGCGGTCTACATGCACGGCGTGACCAAGGAACTGTGGCACCTGGCACGCGCAAGCCGGGACCACATCGGCGACGGCGCCCCCGCGGGCGGCGTCCGGTCGGTCTACCGCGCGCTCCTCGCAAGGATCGAGGAACACCACGGCCTGCGCCTTCGCGTGCTGCCCGACATCCTGACCGGGGCCAGCGCAGGAGGCATCAACGCGGTGTTCCTCGCGCAGGCGATCCATTCGGGCGCAAGCCTGGAACCGCTGACCGAGCTCTGGCTCGAGACCGCCGACGTCGATCGCCTGCTCGATCCAGACGCGCGGCCCTGGTCCCGTGCGGCGAAACTCTGGGCGATGCCGCTGGTCTGGTGGCTGCTTCGCCGGCCAGGCAACGCGGTGAGCGAGAGCGTCGCGCCCGAGACGCGAAACGAGGTTCGCCGCAAGGTTTCGCACCTGATCCGCGGGCGCTGGTTCGAGCCGCCCTTTTCCGGCCTGGGGTTTTCCTCCCTCCTCTACGACGGCCTCGCAGCGATGGCGGCCGGGCCGGTGGAGGCGCCGCTCCTCCCGCCCGGCCACCCGATCGACCTGATGGTGACGGCGACCGATTTTCGCGGGCACCTCTCGATGCTGCGGCTCAACAGCCCGCCAGTAGTCGAGGAGAGCGAGCACCGATTGCCGATTTCGTTTCGCACGAAGGTTCCGGCGACCGGGGGCGAACCTTTGGCCGAGCCGCTCGAACTCGTCTTCGCGTCCCGCGCGACCGCGAGCTTTCCGGGGGCCTTCCCACCGATGCGGGTGGCGGAGATCGACGCCCTCGCCGCCTCTCACGGCCGCGAATGGACAGGACGCAGGGAGTTCCTGGAGCGAATCATGCCGGTGCACGTCCGCCTTGGGCACGAGGAACACGCCTCGCTCGTGGACGGCTCGGTACTGATCAATGCGCCCTTCGCGGCGGCGCGCGAAGCGCTCCCGTCGCGTCCGGCCCAGCGAGAGGTCGACCGGCGCTTCGTTTACATAGACCCTACGCCCGATCGCTTCGGACCGGGCGATGAGCGGCACATCCGTCCGGTGGGATTCTTTTCCGCCATCGTCGGCTCAATCTCGGCGATTCCGCGCGAGCAGCCCATCCGGGACAACCTCGAGGCGCTGGAGCATCAGTCGCGGCAGGCCATGAAGCTGCAACGCATCGTCACGGCCTTGCGCCCGCAGGTCGAGGAATCGGTCGAGCGCCTGTTCGGCATGACCCTTTTTCTCGACAAACCCACCCCCAAACGGCTCGCAGCGTGGCGCAACAAGGCACAGAATGCCGCGGCGGAGCGGGCAAGCTATACTTTCCACCCGTATGCGCAGGCGAAAGTAGCGGGGATCGTGGAGACCCTTGCCAGAACGGTTCTCGAAGCCGCGCCCGGCCTCAAGCTCTCCGAGCCCGAACCCATCGCCTTGCGACTGCGCCAGGAACTCGACGCGCGGGGCCTCTCCTCCCTGATCGATCCCGGTGGCGGGGCGAGCGAGGGGGCGATCGCGTTTCTGCGCGCGCACGATCTCGCCTTTCGGATACGCCGCCTGCGGCTGATCGCCCGTCGCCTGTCTCGCGAATGGGAGGCCGACCCGGACATCTCCGATGCGGCGCTGGAGGCGGCCCGCGAAGCGATCTACCGCATCCTCGCGCTCTACTTCTCGCGGGAAGGTGTGCAGGGCCTGGGCGACGACTTCGCCCCCATCGCTGAAAACGTGATGGCGAACCCGGGAGAAGTCCTCGATGCGCTGGCGCACCGCCGCCTGCTGCCGGAAATAGACGCGCAAGCCGAAATCATGCTTGCCGAGGCGCTGGAGGCGATGCCCAAGGAGCTGCGCCGCCGCGTGCTACTGGCGTACCTCGGCTTCCCCTTCTACGACGTCGCGACGCTGCCGCTGCTCCAGAACGAAGGACTGACCGAGTTCGACGCGGTCAAGGTCGACCGCATCAGCCCTGACGATGCCAAGTCGATCCGCGCTGGCGGGACGAGCGACACGCTGCGCGGGACGGAATTCTTCAATTTCGGCGCGTTCTTTAGCCGGGCCTATCGCGAGAACGACTACCTGTGGGGCCGATTGCATGGCGCCGAACGGATGATCGACCTGATCGCCTCGACCGTGGCCGACTTTTCGGACAGCGAAAAGGCCCACTTCAAGCGGCGGGCATTCCTCGCCATTCTCGACGAGGAAGAACCTCGTCTAAAAGCGGGCAAGACGGTCGTGGACGGCATCCGGCGCGAGATCGAGGGCAAGCCCACTGATGAGGCGCCCCGCGCAGGAGCCTAG
- a CDS encoding MBL fold metallo-hydrolase, producing the protein MRTILQLLATAAVSVLLAMPAAAQVDPAKVEIRAEPLGPGVAVLFGAGGNMGVSHGPDGTVLIDDQFAPLTPKIAKAIADLGGTPVKYVVNTHWHYDHTGGNENLGKTGATIFAHDNVRVRMAAGATLLGRVIPPAPPIALPVVTYADGITFHLNGDQIHAVNTGGGHTDGDTVLHWAKANVVHTGDLMMSDAPFPFIDVSSGGNAVNLVASLDKVLAMTDDKTKVIPGHGPVTDKAGLKAWRDRIAGGLDTVRQARAKGQSLEAFLAANPFKPMDREGAFVNSEAFARAVWASLDSEATAKKHDHGPAHKH; encoded by the coding sequence ATGCGCACCATACTCCAATTACTTGCCACCGCTGCCGTGAGCGTCCTGCTGGCCATGCCAGCCGCAGCGCAGGTCGATCCTGCGAAGGTCGAGATCAGGGCCGAACCGCTCGGCCCCGGCGTTGCCGTGCTTTTCGGTGCGGGCGGCAACATGGGGGTCTCCCACGGTCCCGATGGCACTGTGCTGATCGACGACCAGTTCGCCCCGCTGACCCCCAAGATTGCAAAGGCGATAGCCGATCTCGGCGGAACGCCGGTGAAATACGTCGTCAACACGCACTGGCACTACGATCACACGGGCGGCAACGAGAACCTCGGCAAGACGGGCGCGACGATTTTCGCGCACGATAACGTGCGGGTACGCATGGCTGCAGGCGCCACGCTCCTTGGCCGGGTGATCCCTCCCGCGCCGCCGATTGCGCTTCCCGTCGTGACCTATGCCGACGGTATCACCTTCCATCTCAATGGCGACCAGATCCATGCGGTCAACACTGGCGGTGGGCATACCGATGGCGACACGGTGCTCCATTGGGCCAAGGCAAACGTCGTGCACACCGGCGACCTGATGATGAGCGACGCGCCGTTCCCGTTCATCGACGTGTCCTCGGGCGGTAACGCGGTCAATCTGGTCGCATCGCTCGACAAGGTCCTGGCGATGACCGACGACAAGACGAAAGTGATACCCGGGCATGGTCCGGTGACGGACAAGGCGGGTCTGAAGGCATGGCGCGACCGGATCGCGGGAGGCCTCGACACCGTGCGCCAGGCCAGAGCGAAAGGCCAGTCTCTCGAAGCCTTTCTCGCCGCCAACCCGTTCAAGCCGATGGACCGCGAAGGTGCCTTCGTGAACAGCGAGGCTTTCGCGCGGGCCGTGTGGGCGAGCCTGGATTCAGAAGCGACGGCCAAGAAGCACGATCACGGACCGGCGCACAAGCACTAG
- a CDS encoding low molecular weight protein-tyrosine-phosphatase, which translates to MSGASPAVLLVCLGNICRSPLAEAAFRAEARKAGLDLEIDSAGTADWHVGKPPDPRSVAVAAAAGIDISGLKARQVTEDDFRRFTHIFAMDNQNLADLVAIAPPDAAARVGLLLDMVAFREGASVVDPYYGDAEMFEYTWSAVSEAARAFMELHAHG; encoded by the coding sequence GTGAGCGGCGCGTCGCCTGCGGTCCTGCTCGTCTGCCTCGGCAATATCTGTCGCTCTCCGCTCGCTGAAGCCGCGTTCCGTGCCGAGGCAAGGAAGGCAGGACTGGACCTCGAGATCGACTCCGCCGGAACCGCCGACTGGCACGTGGGCAAGCCTCCCGACCCGCGGTCGGTAGCGGTTGCCGCCGCTGCCGGCATCGACATCTCCGGCCTGAAGGCACGGCAGGTGACGGAAGACGACTTCCGCCGGTTCACGCACATATTCGCGATGGATAATCAGAACCTTGCCGATCTGGTCGCCATCGCGCCGCCGGATGCGGCCGCGCGGGTCGGCTTGCTGCTCGACATGGTTGCCTTTCGCGAAGGGGCCAGCGTCGTCGATCCCTATTACGGTGATGCCGAGATGTTCGAGTACACCTGGTCTGCCGTGTCGGAGGCCGCTCGCGCGTTCATGGAATTGCACGCTCACGGCTGA
- the dnaJ gene encoding molecular chaperone DnaJ, with translation MSATEIDFYEVLGVSRTADDATIKAAYRKLAMQFHPDRNGGCKENEDKFKGVSAAYECLKDPQKRAAYDRYGHAAFNGGMGGGGHPGADFGDIGDIFETIFGSAFGGGAGRQQPRRGADLRYDMEITLDDAFHGKSREIEIEVSQTCGTCEGSGAKPGTSARRCNLCSGMGKVRAKQGFFVVERACPNCHGRGEVIESPCRDCGGEGRVDKPQALEVEIPPGVDTGTRIRLSGKGEAGPRGAPPGDLYIFVHVRQHPVFEREGTTLITRVPISFTTAALGDSIDIPDLGGDHHALSIPAGIQSGKQLRVRGAGMPVLQGRGRGDMVVEIVVETPTKLSKVQREILQQFRETETGDECPDSKGFFDRLKDAFGG, from the coding sequence ATGTCAGCCACCGAAATCGATTTCTACGAAGTGCTCGGCGTGTCCCGCACCGCGGACGACGCGACGATCAAGGCTGCGTATCGCAAGCTCGCCATGCAGTTTCACCCGGACCGGAACGGGGGCTGCAAGGAGAACGAGGACAAGTTCAAGGGGGTATCGGCCGCCTACGAGTGCCTCAAGGACCCGCAGAAGCGCGCCGCCTACGATCGCTACGGCCATGCCGCGTTCAATGGCGGGATGGGCGGCGGCGGTCATCCGGGCGCCGACTTCGGCGACATCGGCGATATCTTCGAAACCATTTTCGGCAGCGCCTTCGGCGGCGGTGCCGGTCGCCAGCAGCCGCGCCGCGGTGCGGACCTGCGTTACGACATGGAAATCACCCTCGACGATGCGTTTCACGGGAAGAGCCGCGAGATCGAGATCGAGGTCAGTCAGACCTGCGGCACCTGCGAAGGATCGGGCGCCAAGCCCGGTACCTCGGCGCGGCGCTGCAACCTGTGTTCCGGCATGGGCAAGGTTCGCGCCAAACAGGGCTTTTTCGTGGTCGAGCGCGCGTGCCCGAATTGCCACGGCCGCGGCGAGGTGATCGAAAGCCCCTGCCGCGATTGCGGCGGCGAAGGCCGGGTCGACAAGCCGCAAGCACTCGAGGTCGAGATTCCGCCGGGCGTCGATACCGGCACCCGCATCCGCCTGTCGGGCAAGGGTGAGGCCGGACCGCGCGGCGCGCCGCCGGGCGACCTCTACATCTTCGTCCACGTCCGCCAGCACCCGGTATTCGAGCGCGAGGGGACGACGCTGATCACCCGCGTGCCGATCAGCTTCACCACCGCGGCGCTGGGCGACAGTATCGACATTCCCGACCTTGGCGGCGATCACCATGCCCTCTCGATCCCCGCAGGGATCCAGAGCGGAAAGCAGCTGCGCGTCCGCGGTGCCGGGATGCCGGTGCTGCAGGGCCGCGGACGCGGCGACATGGTAGTGGAAATCGTTGTCGAGACACCGACGAAACTCTCCAAGGTCCAGCGCGAGATCCTTCAGCAGTTCCGCGAGACCGAGACCGGCGACGAATGCCCTGACAGCAAGGGCTTTTTCGACCGCCTGAAAGATGCGTTTGGCGGGTGA
- the dnaK gene encoding molecular chaperone DnaK, whose product MAKVIGIDLGTTNSCVAVMDGGKPKVIENSEGARTTPSIVAFTKDGERLIGQPAKRQAVTNPDNTVFAVKRLIGRRFDDPVTKKDTELVPYTIVKGKNGDAWVKAGGEDYSPSQISAFILQKMKETAESYLGETVTQAVITVPAYFNDAQRQATKDAGQIAGLEVLRIINEPTAAALAYGLEKSDGKTIAVYDLGGGTFDVSILEIGDGVFEVKSTNGDTFLGGEDFDAAIVEWLADRFKSKENMDLKTDKLALQRLKEAAEKAKIELSSAQTTEINLPFITARMEGGSTTPLHLVETISRSDLEKMVAGLIERTKEPMKKALADAGLKASEIDDVVLVGGMTRMPKVREVVKEFFGKDPHTGVNPDEVVAMGAAIQAGVLQGDVKDVLLLDVTPLSLGIETLGGIMTKMIDRNTTIPTKKSQTYSTAEDNQNAVTIRVFQGEREMAQDNKLLGQFDLVGIPPAPRGVPQIEVTFDIDANGIVNVSAKDKGTGKEQQIRIQASGGLSDADIDQMVQDAEKFAEEDKKRRASAEARNQADSLVHATEKQLQEHGDKIDAGLKGEVEAAIAEAKTALEGDDTDAITAKAQALTEVAMKMGQAIYSQEQASAADASSDAASSEGGAEEEVVDAEFSEVDEDAKG is encoded by the coding sequence ATGGCCAAAGTTATCGGTATCGACCTCGGCACCACGAACTCGTGCGTCGCCGTGATGGACGGCGGCAAGCCCAAGGTGATCGAGAACTCCGAAGGCGCCCGCACCACCCCCTCGATCGTCGCCTTCACCAAGGATGGTGAGCGGCTGATCGGCCAGCCGGCCAAGCGCCAGGCGGTCACCAACCCCGACAACACGGTGTTCGCGGTCAAGCGCCTTATCGGCCGCCGCTTCGACGATCCGGTGACCAAGAAGGACACCGAGCTGGTTCCCTATACCATCGTCAAGGGCAAGAATGGCGACGCGTGGGTCAAGGCCGGCGGCGAGGACTATTCGCCCAGCCAGATCAGCGCCTTCATTCTCCAGAAGATGAAGGAAACCGCCGAGAGCTACCTCGGTGAGACCGTGACCCAGGCCGTCATCACCGTGCCCGCCTATTTCAACGACGCCCAACGCCAGGCGACCAAGGACGCCGGCCAGATCGCGGGCCTCGAGGTGCTGCGCATCATCAACGAGCCGACCGCGGCTGCGCTCGCCTATGGCCTCGAGAAGAGCGATGGCAAGACGATTGCCGTCTACGACCTCGGCGGCGGCACGTTCGACGTCTCGATCCTCGAGATCGGCGACGGCGTGTTCGAGGTGAAGTCGACCAACGGCGACACCTTCCTCGGCGGTGAGGACTTCGACGCTGCCATCGTCGAATGGCTCGCGGACAGGTTCAAGTCCAAGGAGAACATGGACCTCAAGACCGACAAGCTGGCTCTCCAGCGGCTCAAGGAAGCCGCCGAGAAGGCGAAGATCGAGCTTTCGAGCGCCCAGACCACCGAAATCAACCTGCCCTTCATCACGGCGCGCATGGAAGGCGGCAGCACCACGCCGCTGCACCTCGTCGAAACGATCAGCCGTTCGGACCTCGAAAAGATGGTCGCGGGCCTGATCGAGCGCACCAAGGAGCCGATGAAGAAGGCGCTCGCCGATGCCGGCCTCAAGGCCAGCGAGATCGACGACGTCGTGCTCGTCGGCGGCATGACCCGCATGCCGAAGGTGCGCGAGGTCGTGAAGGAGTTCTTCGGCAAGGATCCCCACACCGGCGTGAACCCGGACGAGGTCGTCGCCATGGGCGCGGCGATCCAGGCCGGCGTTCTGCAGGGCGACGTCAAGGACGTGCTGCTGCTCGACGTGACCCCGCTTTCGCTGGGCATCGAGACGCTGGGCGGCATCATGACCAAGATGATCGACCGCAACACGACGATCCCGACCAAGAAGAGCCAGACCTACTCGACCGCCGAGGACAACCAGAACGCGGTGACCATCCGCGTTTTCCAGGGCGAGCGCGAGATGGCGCAGGACAACAAGCTGCTGGGTCAGTTCGACCTGGTCGGCATTCCCCCGGCGCCGCGCGGGGTGCCGCAGATCGAGGTCACCTTCGACATCGACGCCAACGGCATCGTGAACGTGTCGGCCAAGGACAAGGGCACCGGCAAGGAGCAGCAGATCCGCATCCAGGCATCGGGCGGCCTGTCGGACGCCGACATCGACCAGATGGTGCAGGACGCGGAGAAGTTCGCGGAAGAGGACAAGAAGCGCCGGGCTTCCGCGGAAGCGCGCAACCAGGCCGACAGCCTCGTCCACGCGACCGAGAAGCAGCTCCAGGAACACGGCGACAAGATCGACGCGGGCCTGAAGGGCGAAGTCGAGGCGGCGATCGCCGAGGCCAAGACAGCGCTCGAAGGCGACGACACCGATGCGATTACCGCAAAGGCGCAGGCGCTGACCGAAGTCGCCATGAAGATGGGCCAGGCGATCTACAGCCAGGAACAGGCTTCGGCTGCCGATGCGTCGTCGGATGCCGCCTCGAGCGAGGGCGGTGCGGAGGAAGAGGTGGTCGACGCCGAATTCTCCGAAGTCGACGAAGACGCCAAGGGCTGA
- a CDS encoding copper chaperone PCu(A)C, giving the protein MIARSLMALALAGAALSLGSCGETPTEAPEAEAGIAGMKISNARMVLAPVAGNPAAIYFDLAYDGDRSVALNRAEVKGAKSAMFHDYGEYDFKVQMMEMLPVPLKKGDKLSFEPGKKHLMAMDVDPSLQAGGTTEATIIVSGGAKHTFPVEIRAAGDER; this is encoded by the coding sequence ATGATCGCACGTTCGCTGATGGCTCTGGCGCTGGCAGGAGCGGCACTTTCACTCGGATCGTGCGGGGAAACCCCCACCGAGGCACCCGAAGCGGAAGCGGGCATCGCCGGCATGAAGATTTCCAATGCCCGCATGGTCCTCGCGCCGGTCGCGGGCAACCCGGCGGCGATCTACTTCGACCTCGCCTACGACGGCGACCGGTCCGTCGCGCTCAACCGCGCCGAGGTAAAGGGCGCGAAAAGCGCGATGTTCCACGATTATGGCGAGTACGATTTCAAGGTCCAGATGATGGAGATGCTCCCGGTCCCGCTGAAGAAGGGCGACAAGCTCTCCTTCGAGCCCGGCAAGAAGCACCTGATGGCGATGGACGTCGATCCCTCGCTGCAGGCCGGCGGGACCACCGAAGCGACGATCATCGTCTCGGGAGGCGCAAAGCACACGTTCCCGGTAGAGATCCGCGCCGCCGGGGACGAACGCTGA
- a CDS encoding vgr related protein: protein MFGSAIDYARVTIRRRKFFPFQSRQITMAPRGHLHFHPHGQGYCDDFAAADRIRQGLFIHEMTHVWQTQARGEWYLILHRHPFCRYDYSLKPGWSLERYGIEQQAQIVKHAFWLRNGVAVAGVADVGAYDLLVRFPGT, encoded by the coding sequence GTGTTCGGCTCGGCGATCGACTATGCCAGGGTCACGATCCGCCGCCGCAAGTTCTTCCCGTTCCAGTCGCGCCAGATCACGATGGCACCGCGCGGGCACCTCCACTTCCATCCGCACGGCCAGGGCTACTGCGACGATTTCGCTGCCGCTGACCGGATCCGGCAGGGTCTTTTCATCCACGAGATGACCCACGTCTGGCAGACCCAGGCGCGCGGGGAATGGTACTTGATCCTCCACCGCCATCCGTTCTGCCGCTACGACTACAGCCTCAAGCCCGGCTGGAGCCTCGAACGCTACGGCATCGAACAGCAGGCGCAGATCGTGAAACACGCGTTCTGGCTGAGGAACGGGGTTGCGGTGGCAGGCGTGGCTGACGTCGGCGCGTACGACCTGCTGGTGCGCTTTCCGGGGACCTAG